From candidate division TA06 bacterium, one genomic window encodes:
- the rpsJ gene encoding 30S ribosomal protein S10 encodes MPSENIRIRLEAYDHAILDQSAKEIVLTAKRTGAIVSGPIPLPTDRRVFTVLRSPHVDKKSREQFEIRVHKRLIDITQFTPQTVDALMKLDLPAGVDVEIKT; translated from the coding sequence ATGCCGAGCGAGAATATCAGGATAAGGCTTGAGGCCTACGACCATGCAATACTGGATCAGTCGGCAAAGGAGATTGTTCTGACCGCGAAAAGGACTGGAGCGATAGTTTCCGGACCCATTCCTCTTCCTACAGACAGGAGGGTGTTTACCGTGCTCAGGTCTCCCCATGTGGACAAGAAGTCCAGGGAGCAGTTTGAGATAAGGGTTCACAAGAGGCTCATAGACATAACCCAGTTCACCCCTCAGACTGTGGATGCGCTGATGAAACTTGATCTGCCGGCTGGAGTGGATGTGGAGATCAAAACCTAG